A window of the Lactuca sativa cultivar Salinas chromosome 5, Lsat_Salinas_v11, whole genome shotgun sequence genome harbors these coding sequences:
- the LOC111900462 gene encoding gamma conglutin 1 yields MTPYVNNTFQNPKFLIDIDAPFTWHDCLLLWNRYGENICPSNKLCTSPVSCEEYQCTDVRTTYSYHAPSCPAVTNSYTLPGWGLCTCPVNVINPVTGICSHAELNFDTFEANTSDGRNPFPFYQDIIVNAACAPSTSFESFPVNVTGVMAFSTSPYALPASFFQSELKTSLALCLPSNSSSPGILFFGSGPFYLLPHSDVDVRSLLSYTPLLKHPDSFGYFLGVDDIIIRGRSLNISGNMTTKLSTTEPYTTLRTDIYDRMVRRFSKVTKRMPLTSPVAPFGLCFRTLKNETGDRLKVPEIDLSLRNGKNWTISTANSMKRITNDVACLAFVDGGVRSEHGIVIGTFQLEDNFVLLDLQNSTIGFSSSLLTKETSCANFNFTNS; encoded by the coding sequence ATGACACCATATGTAAACAATACATTCCAGAATCCGAAATTTCTAATAGACATCGATGCTCCTTTCACATGGCACGATTGCCTCCTGTTATGGAACAGGTATGGAGAAAATATTTGCCCAAGCAACAAGCTTTGTACCTCTCCTGTTTCTTGCGAGGAATACCAATGTACCGATGTTCGGACTACTTACTCTTATCATGCTCCTTCATGCCCCGCAGTAACTAACAGCTACACGTTACCTGGTTGGGGACTTTGTACATGCCCTGTCAATGTGATCAATCCTGTAACTGGGATATGTAGTCATGCGGAGCTCAACTTTGATACTTTTGAAGCAAACACAAGTGATGGAAGAAACCCTTTTCCTTTTTACCAAGACATTATAGTTAATGCTGCATGTGCTCCTTCTACATCTTTCGAATCATTCCCTGTAAATGTTACTGGTGTTATGGCGTTTTCGACCTCCCCTTATGCGTTACCAGCTTCTTTCTTTCAGTCAGAGCTCAAAACAAGCCTCGCTCTATGTTTGCCTAGCAACTCGTCTTCTCCTGGGATTTTATTCTTTGGGTCTGGTCCTTTTTACCTTCTTCCACACTCAGATGTTGATGTAAGAAGTTTGCTTTCATATACACCGTTGTTAAAGCATCCAGATTCTTTTGGATACTTTCTAGGTGTCGATGATATTATAATCAGAGGGAGATCTCTTAACATCTCCGGGAATATGACTACTAAGCTTAGTACAACTGAGCCTTACACCACACTCAGAACTGATATTTATGATCGCATGGTTCGGAGGTTTTCAAAGGTTACAAAACGAATGCCTCTTACAAGCCCAGTCGCACCATTTGGACTTTGTTTCAGGACCTTGAAGAATGAAACTGGAGATCGTTTGAAGGTTCCTGAGATTGATTTGAGTCTCCGGAATGGAAAGAATTGGACTATATCCACTGCTAACTCAATGAAACGAATAACAAATGATGTTGCATGTCTTGCCTTTGTTGACGGGGGTGTAAGAAGTGAACATGGGATTGTGATAGGAACCTTTCAGTTGGAGGATAACTTCGTACTTCTCGATCTACAAAATTCTACTATAGGTTTCAGTTCGTCCTTACTGACTAAAGAGACATCTTGTGCAAATTTCAACTTTACTAATAGTTAA